The proteins below are encoded in one region of Triticum aestivum cultivar Chinese Spring chromosome 1B, IWGSC CS RefSeq v2.1, whole genome shotgun sequence:
- the LOC123138302 gene encoding high molecular mass early light-inducible protein HV58, chloroplastic, with the protein MATMVTLSSFAVVGRSAARSPVVAPRRRALVVRAQAEPDMDSTKETTSASTSSSPRTSPAPTPIPAAPKPMTKKANPSVWDALAFSGPAPERTNGRLAMVGFVAALSVEAARGGGLLDQAGSGAGLGWFLVTAGVFSVASLVPLLQGQSVESKSSGVWSADAELWNGRFAMLGLVALAATEFITGAPFVNI; encoded by the exons ATGGCGACCATGGTGACTTTGAGCTCCTTCGCCGTCGTCGGCCGGTCCGCCGCCCGTTCTCCGGTGGTGGCCCCGCGCCGGCGCGCCCTCGTCGTCAGGGCCCAGGCCGAG CCTGACATGGACTCAACCAAGGAGACGACGAGCGCGTCGACCTCCTCATCCCCACGCACGAGCCCTGCCCCGACCCCGATCCCGGCAGCACCCAAGCCCATGACCAAGAAGGCCAACCCCTCGGTCTGGGACGCGCTGGCCTTCAGCGGCCCGGCGCCGGAGCGCACCAACGGCCGGCTGGCCATGGTGGGATTCGTGGCGGCGCTGTCCGTTGAGGCGGCGCGCGGCGGTGGGCTCCTCGACCAGGCCGGCAGCGGCGCTGGGCTTGGCTGGTTCCTGGTGACCGCGGGGGTGTTCTCCGTGGCGTCGCTGGTGCCGCTGCTGCAGGGCCAGAGCGTGGAGAGCAAGTCGAGCGGCGTCTGGAGCGCCGACGCCGAGCTCTGGAACGGCCGCTTCGCCATGCTCGGCCTCGTCGCGCTCGCCGCCACCGAGTTCATTACCGGCGCGCCCTTCGTCAACATCTAA
- the LOC123138294 gene encoding putative cyclin-dependent kinase F-2 gives MGWSTSTPPRVGVAALDDAVVGTPAARKNQRTAATNGDSSSPASSGRFQRLEVLGAGTFGVVYRARDRRTGEIVAVKCLRASDGAGDADAERYLSDFASEVSALEACSGHPSIVQPRASGQLDSGAFLAMEFVGPTLRHVMKHVRFGRRHTELEVRLLMRQLLAGERRMNRLGLMHRDLKPENVLVDGHGNLKICDLGLSCSMVDGPPYSNPIGTRGYRAPEILLGSTDYDEHVDSWALGVMMAELLAGQHPFHGRSDMDHLSEILDLLGTADIKEWSGYDGRRLPSGGQLGSFLRNKFPCPTKARIKGPPTLSEAGFEVLSGLLRCNPEKRLTAEQALKHRWFKDTKPRATRR, from the coding sequence ATGGGGTggtcgacctcgacgccgccacgCGTGGGCGTGGCTGCCCTAGATGACGCGGTCGTGGGCACACCGGCGGCGCGCAAGAATCAGAGAACAGCAGCCACTAACGGCGACTCAAGCTCCCCCGCAAGCAGCGGCCGGTTCCAGCGGCTTGAGGTGCTCGGCGCAGGAACATTCGGCGTCGTCTACCGGGCGAGGGACCGCCGCACGGGTGAGATCGTGGCGGTGAAGTGCCTCCGTGCGAGCGATGGCGCCGGCGACGCCGACGCCGAACGCTACCTCTCCGACTTCGCCAGCGAGGTCAGTGCTCTCGAGGCGTGCAGCGGCCACCCGTCCATCGTTCAGCCGCGTGCCTCCGGCCAACTTGACAGCGGGGCTTTCCTTGCCATGGAGTTTGTGGGGCCGACTCTCAGGCACGTCATGAAGCATGTCCGTTTTGGGAGGAGGCACACCGAGCTGGAGGTTCGCCTTCTCATGAGACAGCTTCTCGCCGGCGAGAGGAGGATGAATCGTCTCGGCCTCATGCACCGGGACCTCAAGCCGGAGAACGTGCTTGTTGACGGCCACGGGAACCTCAAGATCTGCGATCTGGGGCTGTCATGTAGCATGGTCGATGGGCCGCCCTACTCTAACCCTATTGGGACACGGGGATATCGCGCGCCAGAAATCCTCCTCGGGTCCACGGATTATGACGAGCATGTCGACTCATGGGCTCTCGGCGTCATGATGGCCGAGCTCCTCGCCGGCCAGCACCCTTTCCATGGGAGGTCGGACATGGATCACCTCAGCGAAATCCTGGACCTTCTTGGCACGGCAGACATTAAGGAGTGGTCGGGCTACGATGGGCGGCGGCTACCAAGTGGAGGCCAACTAGGAAGCTTTCTGCGCAACAAGTTCCCATGTCCCACCAAGGCCAGGATCAAAGGCCCCCCAACACTGTCGGAGGCTGGGTTCGAGGTCTTGAGCGGGCTTCTACGATGCAACCCGGAGAAGAGGCTAACGGCGGAACAAGCGCTCAAGCATCGATGGTTCAAGGACACAAAGCCTAGGGCTACAAGGAGATGA
- the LOC123138236 gene encoding zinc finger CCCH domain-containing protein 36 — translation MATAAGPVGGLSAKDEIREVEMEIMNPPEEAAERAGLKRAWGSASAGASHGFIGVTTAEKKPTLLPHNNVKYLKKTGSGNLLRSDMPDTNAWRFSSSSPGGDLGSKTRTPTSTFNAQGKNCTSPHEREGSGFGNLWSQEENAGSLTSVGYGKHRGSEEGFEAQCVSNLNDLHNYGRYRTLIHSYGEDNRGLAHNSPNLNISERSCRTDNLWTTKPTPPVNELVQISVQGKNHKPSLMGRHISLPSDSYLDGRGTLSRLHLDGENLLPDLNVAKASSLSDSHVSDYWHRPFDSSVSFDYPQYGEKRSVYGGPTENLPHKHQKEHSSSFASYGSNSITGFRSPGYNSSAHSLGSQPSRAITHLGMPSPHQLTPGIEKFGLHKDVYFDKGCGTSRLGLRASSSCQPEHLSPIKDDPWVTSVPFVPLVEFPNSTSPSNSPYDPLADSMDPPKVESGNILKSSNISCSISSQHTAGNGVIYGDINKSLIYADKLARNMSAKGSNEFAGLVAPVKERSSLDVDTLVKAFERTKDGAIDEKTRDYFRIHLAEHVKELLKPIWKEGKLSKDAHKLIVKKSVDKVLASVDLHQVPATKELITDYITMSGTKIEKLVKAYVDRHGTR, via the exons ATGGCGACCGCCGCCGGCCCCGTCGGCGGGCTGTCGGCGAAGGACGAGATTAGGGAGGTGGAGATGGAGATCATGAACCcgccggaggaggcggcggagcgggCCGGGCTGAAGAGGGCCTGGGGCTCCGCGAGCGCCGGCGCTTCTCATG GTTTTATTGGAGTGACTACTGCTGAAAAGAAGCCAACACTCCTGCCTCATAACAATGTCAAATATCTGAAGAAAACTGGCAGTGGCAATCTTCTACGTTCGGATATGCCAGATACTAATGCTTGGAG ATTTAGTAGCTCATCTCCTGGTGGAGATCTGGGGAGCAAAACCAGAACCCCTACGAGTACCTTTAATGCTCAAGGAAAGAATTGCACTTCTCCTCATGAAAGAGAGGGTTCTGGTTTTGGTAACCTGTGGAGTCAAGAAGAAAATGCTGGTTCACTCACATCAGTTGGTTATGGGAAACATAGAG GCTCTGAAGAAGGATTTGAAGCACAATGTGTATCCAACTTGAATGATCTGCACAACTATGGGCGATATAGGACCCTCATTCATTCTTATGGCGAAGATAATAGGGGGCTGGCTCATAACTCGCCCAACCTAAATATTTCGGAGAGGTCTTGCAGAACTGATAATTTATGGACTACAAAGCCTACCCCTCCTGTAAATGAGCTGGTGCAGATCTCAGTTCAAGGGAAAAACCACAAACCTAGTCTCATGGGACGCCATATTAGTTTGCCCTCTGATAGCTACTTGGATGGCAGGGGAACCTTAAGTAGATTGCATTTAGATGGAGAAAATCTGTTGCCGGATCTGAATGTGGCCAAAGCAAGCAGCCTAAGTGATTCTCATGTCTCTGATTATTGGCATCGGCCATTTGACTCATCTGTTTCATTTGACTATCCCCAGTATGGTGAGAAGCGATCTGTTTATGGTGGACCAACAGAAAATCTTCCTCACAAACATCAGAAAGAACATAGTTCAAGCTTTGCCTCATACGGCTCAAACAGTATAACAGGGTTCAGAAGTCCAGGCTACAATAGCTCTGCTCATTCCTTGGGTAGCCAACCTTCTCGAGCAATTACTCACCTAGGAATGCCGTCCCCTCATCAGTTAACACCTGGTATTGAGAAATTTGGTCTCCATAAAGATGTATATTTTGACAAGGGCTGTGGTACATCTAGGCTTGGGTTACGTGCAAGCAGTTCATGCCAACCTGAGCACCTTTCCCCAATCAAGGATGACCCTTGGGTAACTTCAGTGCCTTTTGTACCTCTTGTTGAGTTTCCCAACAGTACATCACCTTCAAATAGTCCATATGACCCACTTGCTGACAGTATGGACCCTCCCAAAGTTGAAAGTGGCAATATTCTCAAGTCCTCCAACATATCCTGCAGCATTTCAAGTCAGCACACTGCTGGGAATGGTGTTATATATGGAGATATCAACAAATCATTGATTTATGCTGATAAGTTGGCAAGGAATATGTCGGCAAAAGGGTCAAATGAGTTTGCAGGCTTGGTTGCACCTGTTAAGGAACGCTCTAGTCTGGATGTCGATACTTTGGTGAAAGCTTTTGAAAGAACCAAAGATGGAGCAATTGATGAGAAAACGAGGGATTATTTCCGTATTCATTTGGCAGAACATGTGAAGGAGTTGCTGAAACCTATTTGGAAGGAAGGCAAACTGAGTAAAGATGCTCATAAACTGATAGTAAAAAAATCTGTTGACAAAGTTCTTGCTTCAGTTGATCTGCATCAAGTACCAGCTACTAAAGAATTGATAACTGATTATATAACCATGTCTGGAACAAAGATTGAAAAGCTTGTGAAG GCATATGTTGATAGGCATGGTACAAGATGA